In a single window of the Papaver somniferum cultivar HN1 chromosome 8, ASM357369v1, whole genome shotgun sequence genome:
- the LOC113301174 gene encoding amino acid permease 8-like, whose amino-acid sequence MEIERVEIGRPKEDIDEEDGRQREGTVWSATAHCITAVIGSGILALSWSVAQLGWILGPPVLLVFAAITYYTSTLLADCYRSPHPITGSRNRTYMAVVRSYLGPKDVFMCAIAQYANLWGAMISYTLTASISMMSVTRSNCYHERGQTAKCTTNGNLFMVMFGAAQIVLSQLPNMEKITWLSVMAATMSFAYSIISLCLCLFKWFSNHGDVQGTPFGIMASHAAGLSPALKTWNAFQALGNIAFAYTFAEVMIEIQDTLRSPPSENVIMKKANLYGIGTTTIFYLSIGCVGYAAFGNNTPGNILTGFYEPFWLVDLAHICIVIHLVGAYQVFAQPIFATIERNIVSKWPEATFINNVYTVRLPLTKGGCLSFNLSKLLIRSIFIVLTTLVSMLLPFFNAIMGLLGASSFWALTVYIPVTMCIVQRKIGRGSLRWIMLQSLSGFCFIASFLAAVGSVAGIIDSLKGAKPFHIEY is encoded by the exons ATGGAGATAGAAAGAGTGGAGATTGGAAGACCTAAAGAAGACATCGATGAAGAAGATGGACGTCAAAGAGAAG GCACAGTATGGTCCGCAACAGCACACTGTATTACAGCAGTGATTGGTTCAGGAATACTAGCATTATCATGGAGTGTGGCCCAACTGGGTTGGATTCTCGGTCCACCTGTTCTACTCGTTTTTGCTGCCATCACCTATTATACTTCAACTCTATTAGCTGATTGCTACAGGTCTCCACATCCGATCACTGGCTCTAGAAACCGGACTTATATGGCTGTTGTTAGATCCTATCTTG GTCCTAAAGATGTATTTATGTGTGCAATAGCACAATATGCAAACCTTTGGGGTGCTATGATCAGTTATACGTTAACCGCTTCCATCAGTATGAT GTCAGTGACGAGATCAAACTGCTACCATGAACGAGGACAAACTGCAAAATGCACAACGAATGGAAATCTGTTCATGGTTATGTTTGGAGCAGCTCAGATTGTATTATCTCAACTTCCAAACATGGAGAAGATAACATGGTTATCAGTGATGGCTGCAACGATGTCGTTTGCCTATTCTATTATTAGCCTCTGTCTGTGTTTATTTAAATGGTTCTCCAACCATGGTGATGTTCAAGGTACTCCTTTTGGTATTATGGCCAGTCACGCAGCTGGGCTATCGCCAGCTTTAAAAACATGGAATGCCTTTCAAGCCTTAGGAAACATTGCTTTTGCATATACTTTCGCCGAGGTCATGATCGAAATTCAG GATACTTTGAGATCGCCTCCTTCAGAAAATGTAATAATGAAGAAGGCAAACTTGTATGGTATTGGGACAACTACAATCTTCTATCTATCGATAGGTTGTGTTGGATATGCAGCTTTCGGTAACAATACTCCTGGAAACATCCTTACAGGGTTTTACGAACCATTTTGGCTAGTTGATTTAGCCCACATCTGTATTGTAATCCATCTTGTTGGAGCTTACCAG GTATTCGCACAGCCAATATTCGCAACAATCGAAAGGAATATCGTATCGAAATGGCCAGAAGCAACTTTCATAAATAACGTCTACACCGTAAGACTCCCATTGACTAAAGGAGGTTGTTTGAGCTTCAACTTATCGAAGCTtctaattcgatcaatttttatTGTCTTGACGACGTTGGTTTCCATGTTACTGCCTTTCTTCAATGCCATCATGGGTTTACTAGGTGCATCGTCATTTTGGGCTTTAACTGTATATATTCCAGTAACAATGTGCATCGTTCAAAGAAAGATAGGGAGAGGATCATTGAGATGGATTATGTTGCAGAGTTTGTCAGGATTTTGCTTCATTGCATCTTTTCTTGCAGCAGTCGGTTCAGTTGCAGGTATAATAGATAGTCTTAAAGGTGCTAAACCATTTcatatcgaatattaa